In Pseudorasbora parva isolate DD20220531a chromosome 9, ASM2467924v1, whole genome shotgun sequence, the following proteins share a genomic window:
- the LOC137089638 gene encoding heat shock protein 30-like translates to MLSLHGFQPSLSPFKGIMDGDITDVLLEARSSLEKLQHEIFEEFQQKEIPCTMENGGSSFALTLDTRDFSPEELSVRQVGRKLQVSGKSQKKQEDDGKGSYSCRIREFRRVFDLPEGVNPEDVTCCSTADGKLYIQVPIHQQSEADEKMGNDDRLSVKL, encoded by the coding sequence ATGTTGAGCCTGCATGGATTCCAGCCTTCCCTCAGTCCATTCAAAGGGATTATGGATGGGGACATCACAGATGTCCTGCTGGAGGCGAGGAGCAGTCTGGAGAAACTCCAGCATGAGATCTTTGAGGAGTTCCAACAGAAGGAGATCCCCTGCACAATGGAGAATGGGGGAAGCAGCTTTGCTTTGACACTGGACACTCGAGACTTTTCCCCAGAAGAGCTGTCAGTCAGGCAGGTGGGCAGGAAGCTGCAGGTCAGCGGGAAAAGCCAGAAGAAGCAGGAGGATGATGGAAAGGGCTCGTACTCATGCAGAATCCGAGAGTTCAGACGGGTGTTTGACCTGCCTGAAGGAGTGAATCCTGAGGACGTGACCTGCTGTTCCACGGCTGACGGAAAGCTCTACATTCAGGTGCCAATACATCAGCAATCTGAAGCAGATGAGAAGATGGGTAATGATGACCGTCTCTCTGTGAAGCTGTGA